Within the Vanessa cardui chromosome 6, ilVanCard2.1, whole genome shotgun sequence genome, the region ACTCAAAAATGATGATTTCATCGAAGCATCTGGGAGCATCGAATCACTTGTACATTTGACGTCGTCTGGTTATATGAATTCGTTAATAATATGTCACCcttataaagttattaacatCAGTATACAGATACAACACAATCGCGGACTCGCTTCCTTGTGGTGAGACCATATTATGTCAGTAGTTGTCCCCATTGTAGGTCACTGCTCGCTGCGGCTGCGCATGCGCCAAACTATTAGCTGTGTTATcgatatagaataataataataataacataaatttataacaaaaaatatgtttttgttatattaacgAAAATACGCTTTACTTTACATCGTTGAtctaaagtataaattaatgaagTATATAATGGTAGCGAGGGTTATGGTTATGTAATTCGAACAATCTCTTAAGGAAGGATTTAAATAAACCTGCACTGGAGCACCGTGATGAAATCACCCCTTTACTTTCTCTTTACGAGGATAGGATGGCTCtaaattactttcatttataaatttaaaatcttttttatgtATTGTGTTGTTAAAATATCGGTATTCGATACATTCGATTCGATTTGTTTTGGCAAGAATACTGTGTTTGTTTGCAATAGGAATGAATACACTCGGAATGAACGTAAGAAGTTCActagttgtgtttttttaactACTCGAGGTCAACATTTTAGCAtaacagtattttattaaattactatacTAGCTAATTCCCGTCATTTGATGCGTAGCGATTTTTTGAGatgtttaaattgtttgtttaaaacaatattcgtCAAGACTCACCGACACTCGAGCGCTATCGAATGCTCGTCGATGGAACTAAACCCCAGAAACAGTTGGACGACACAACACATTACGTGAACATAATGTAAGAAAATGACACAAATACCTGCACTTGCCGCCAAACTAACTGCACAGACAATGCCTACaatactatattcattattgTAATGCGGACTAAGGCCGCTTGTTGGAACAAACTAGACTTTccgtatgtgtatgtgtattatcGAGTAGGCGCGACATATTATGTGTGCGTATCTGCGTAATCCATACTAAGTAAAGTTTTTACCAATTTCAGAAATTTcgcatatcaaatatttttttactaaaacggTAATGTGGGAAACCGTTGTGTTATAGACTGTGTATCGTATTTACGTCCGCCGGTGGCGAGTGAGAGGCGCAGTAACGTCCACTGCCACTGAGGGATACACGAGACGACATGAAATGATCAGTATACATGTACACTAATTTACAAATTCGTTACAGAATATCTTTTTAACTGTTGGGCGCGACTCATAGTGCTGGTAactgtaacaaataattaacacttaaaatgattaactattataaatattttccttaaacGCACGATAGTTCAATGCTAATGCGTTCACATGGATGACTCGCAATAGAAAGGCGAGACATCGCAGCGGGCAAGCGAACGCGGTCGCGTCACGAGGGCCGGTCCAGCGAAGGGACTCTGTGTCGCCGGACGCCTGGAACACATCTCAGCTGTGTCACTACTGACTCACACCCAGTCGATTCGATCTAATGTCATTTGTCAAAAACGTTAATCTTGAGACgcatataatagtataattacaAAGTCGATATTGTAaagtgataatattatttaaagaaatatcctACTGTGCCTAATCCATATGAATGCCTTCGTGTTACTCTAAAGCGAGTAAGATCTAACCGAAGCGCCACTCCCAGAGCGGCTTATCGGCTGTAAGATCACGGACACCTGATTTGTTTATAAAAGAACAAGACATTTCTGAACTTTAGCGAACGAACGGAGCGTTCCAACGATAAGTTGCTTGCGAAATATACGTGAAAATCCCATGGCGTTGGCTTAGGGTAACTTGCTGCTAAATTTAGGACAAACGAATCGCTGACATTAGTGTGTACTcttatatagttttacatttaactaatatttttaaacatgtcaCATTTGTACTAATGCTTTAAATAACCTACTTGTGACTCGTAACTGTAAATTGATGTTTCATATTACGATTGTTCGCaagcattaataaaaaaaaaagaccaaATACTGTTTGCAAAACATTTGAAAGCTCGAGTGACTTATAGGTCTATAGCACTGAACGGTTTTAAGGCCCGAGCCGGCCGATGTGCGGAATTGTGAAACATTCCAGTTGTACAATTAGGCCATTTCAAGCTTAGACCTGAGAATGTGAGAGGCGATTGCTCAGAGAACTATTTACGAACACAACAATTTCCTCGTTTAACTGATATGCATAAAGTACTTTCCGTAAAATCGTAAaagttaacattatttaaaatgaaatctagTTAAGTTAGACGCGAGTCtgaaaaatgatttataagTCAAGGTAAACTAACATCATAATTATCTAGAGTAGGTTTAAGTATTTTGGCAAGTCAATACGCTTTTCGACGACTCTAAAATATCGGAATACAATTACCATGTTTTACCCGTGGTGGGCCATATTCGATTTAAGTAGAAGAAATAATTGACTTCAACAATAACCTGTACGGCCTCCGCCCCCAGTCCAAGCCTTTGGACAATTAATCCTGCACAGCAAGTTATTAATATGATGCTATTCATATTATACCAAAAACTATGTAATACTGTATAATGCCGTTTGGTAAAACgataaacgtaaataaatatcgtGAACATCAACGCTGCCATACTGCGGCATACGTACTTGCACTTTTCGTTAGTAGAAAATATAAAGATGCTACGAATATTCCGAATATTTGTTGACGCTGTTCGTTTATTACCGGTTGTCTTAATGCTCTGTAAGTATTGTCTGTTTCTTTTCCAAACTTCCTTCTCGTTTCTTCTTTGACAAATagcaattaattgaaatttatatatttattataactacttTCATTTATTCTAAAACTATGAACGTCTTCCAAAATAAGTCATAAGTGTAACGAAAACCAGTCGTCGACAAATACACCACCCCATGTTAACTGGTAGAATTGTATaagatatattgattttttcacTAAAACTACTTTGTTCTTTGTAACAAGTGCTGTGTACAGATAGTTTAATAGTTGGCTGTAATTACACTCAATAGTGTTTTTGCTTATTAGAAACCTCGCGTGTCGGCCACGAATTTCACTGCGCATGTGCCATTCATGACAACTTTTCCCAAGTACCGACACGTGTTTAGTGCAGCCAATTAATCACTCGTGTTACTATACTCTGTACTGCCTGGATTCTGAGCTCTCGATTTAACAATAGGTAGCGATTCTTACgtgaatattactttttatataatatgcggGCGTAAGATAGTTATTATAGTAGTAATGCGTTAACTTAacgcataatataaataataatagtagtacTACGAACATAAACTATTTTAGACCACAAGTCATATTTGTTCGATTTGCGCGTTTTCGATTCTTGAGtcgaacatttattttatgtgtcaGCTGTAAGcgaatttacaatttattaaacttaacgTAAGAAAATGTAACAGtgcttaattacttaaaataatttagaataatcaAGAAAAAGAAGAAGTAAAAGAACCACACACATGATATACATGTAAAGATACTGATATAATTCTATgaacaaaacaatgatatttCAAAACATTAGACTTGTCAAAACTATGTATTCTTTCAAACAACCTACAACACCCGAGAATAACTATTTGAAACTTTTATCTTATACGCTACTAAACGATCAACGATAGTCAGGTACATTTTCCTAGTATTTAAGTTAGTATGCTTAAAAATTACGGTAGGAAGGCCGATGGCAGGAGGGTGTTCTAACTCAGTCGACTGAGTATTTTTAAGGAATTATTTCAGAGAAATGTTGATATTAATGTTTCACATCGTGTTGGATCTCCGTGCCGTGTCAAGGCGATGGCGACAATCTGGCTCGTTTGCATTTCGTTCAGTCTATTGTCTCGCTTTGAGGTGAAGGATGCAGCGAACCGTTTGCTTGATTACATCTAATTACAGTCATGCAATCAAACTCTTAAGGCCGAAACATTTGTGGCGATGAAATTGTCCCTTGTCTTCGTTTTAAGTTAATTAGGGTCGCATAAAtcgcaatatatatatagaattgcTTATCTTTATCGAAAGGaccttgtttgtttttaaagcatattttgGGTGTTTTCCTTCGAGTAATCGGGTATCTGCTAAAGAcctttattgttacaaaattaaaatattaaaaacgcgTATATTTCATTTCCAGGCAGCGCACGACGAACGACGACGCAAAGCAGCGCGAACACGACCCGGGACTCGCAGCTGCTGTCTCTCCTCGCGGCGCGGCGGAGACAGCTGCTGACGGGCAGGCTGACCAGCCACATCAACACCATTGCGACCTTAGCACACAAGCCTCACAAGTAATTGCAACATTTATAGAATCTGATATTACACAACTGCTTTAGAAAACTAATacggaaatttataaaaatacttttatttttgcgTTGTCCTCAATACAAACCTGACGTAGTACTCAAATGGTAATCAAATCTGTAATTAAGAATCTTCTCCCAAGAAAGTTTAGTGCAACGCAATACTAGAACGTATCTCAATTTTAGCTATAAATATAGCAGtcgaaaataaaactataaattcgttgaattatttaattcaatgttaACATTAtagtttacttatatattatttatgataaaggctttaaatttattttgtgtgtTTCAGAGGTAATACTACGTTCGCCCAGTTGGAAATCAAAGATTCGAACAGCTCCCTTGTAAAGAAGATTATATTCGACAATTCTAGCAATGAAGCTATAGCACCGACATTGAGACTTGTCTCCCGTGAAGGCAATAAAGAAATACGACAGGAAGTCAAACCGCATGAAATAAGACACTTATTTATACCCCGAGTGTTGTATCAAGAAAATAAGAGTAGAGCAGGGTTTTTGAATAACAGAAGAAAGGAATTAATTAATAGAACTCTCGTAGTAGATACCACTACTGAGAGTAGTGTTGTGTATGTCCCTCCAGAAAAATTGGAAGGGCTTGATAAAGAAGTAGAACTAGACCCCGAAGAAGAGTTTCAGGTTGACGAGTCTAATCATGgcctttatttacttaattattcagATACGGATAATATTACACAAAGtcatccaaatttaaataaagtcgcATCTAGTAatgaaattaaagataattctaAGTTTAATACTGATACTACGACTACAATACCGTATATtcaagaaaatgaaaaaattactACAATACCAGATAGGCAGGAGAAAGAAGAAAAACTGGAAGTTAATACAATAGCAAACAGTACTGATATTCATAAAACAAGAGTCGAAAATGTAGATAATGACAAAGATAAAGGAAACCAAACTTTATTTATGTCAGAAGAAATTTACAACCATTTTCGACCTCTTGAAAAAGAATTGCCCGATGAAGACATGGCcccatttatatattttggtcAAAAGTTAGGAGGTCCAGGTTTCAATGATAATTTAACTAATTCTCCTTTTCTCTCAGCATCAACAAAATCAGTTAATTTCATAGCAACACCAACAGAGAAGCGAAAATTTAATTCAAGGTATTCTGCTACCGAAAAGTATAAAAACAATAGCGCTGGAGAAGAAGAAATAAATGAGGATATGGATGTATccgttgtaaaaaatataatagaaaaaaataaaataagaaacacGGTAAAAGGACCTGCGCCAGCGAGACACGTAGGATTAGTTAATGCTTATAGAAAATATTCAAGTACAACACAGTCAACTCCAAAGCCACAGTCGATTGCTCAACTGAATGTAACCGAGCCAATTGTACAAAATGTTACGCCAGAAAATTTAGATATAAGTAAAGAAATCTCACGCTTGAATAGCACTATACTAAAAGATTCCATTAGCATTGGAAATGTCACAAAGGACGTttctacaaataaaacaaatctcaCATCATCACCTCCAAGGAATTACACACGaacgtattttaatttacgtaGACGTCCGTCTAGATTAACTACTTTATCAAGTACTGAAAATGTCTTACCCGAAACGACAAATACGACAACGACCGAAAAAGTTTCAACATCCGTTTACACTGCTGTCGTCACATCTGTATCAATAACTTCTTCTATAAAAGGTCATAACAAAACAGACTCTTTAGTAAAAGAGTCAGATAATAATACTGTGACTGAAAGTgttgaagaaaaaataaaaaatgatacaatTCCAAAGACAactttattaaatgaaacagaAACAACTGTTTTGTCATCCTCAACTCTGAGACCGAATAgacataaaataagaataagaacAACAACTACGGAGGGTCCTTTAAATTCCAATCCCAGTCCAACGCCTGTGTCCGATACTCCAAAACTAACAGAACTTCCTCTCGTTAGTGATAGATACATGAGTGACTTTGGACAAGAAACGACAACTACGAAGATATCCGACAGACTAGCGACTCTATTTGGACTTAACAACACTTTTGATAATTCGACAAGTGGGGTCACAACGagaccaaaaaataaattgcgaCGACGTAGACCAACAACAACGACTAGTACCACCACTACCACAGCTACTTCTACTTATGTTCCTTTGACTACAACCTCCACTGAAGCAGCAAATACTAGACCAGCTGTTTTCCTTCCAACTACAATATCCACAACTCAAACCATACATACCACTGAAAACGCCATCAAACCTTTCATCGTTACATCGCGAACATCTTCAGAATCAAGTTCCAAACCGTCCGTATTAACTTTACAAACGTCCAATAATTCAAACGAAACGGCAGTCACTAACAGTACTAAGGCCGAGAGGGACGAATCACAGAATGAGGACGTTGTAATTGAAGCTGAAAAAACTTATACCGCATCGTATGTCCTAGCTGGTCTCGGGTTCCTTCCGGTCATAGCTGTCGTAGCTTTTGTTTTAAGAAATCTCCTTAATAAGAAAACCAAAGAAATCGATACCGAATATGAAGGCTATTTTGACGACGGTGGTGATATAAAGAAGGAATCACCTATAACTCCGGTTGCACGTCCCCCGATACCCACTCCAAGTAAACCCGACCAAAAATGGGAATTCCCAAGGAACAAACTAAGATTACAGACTTTACTGGGACAAGGAAACTTTGGAcaggtaaataaattaatgaaataaaagtaatttacgCAATAGTTAAGTTTCATTGTTTGGTCGTTAAACAATTTTTGTATAGGTATGGAAAGCTGAAGCAGACGA harbors:
- the LOC124530197 gene encoding uncharacterized protein LOC124530197, translated to MLSTMREFIRITLVCVCAFLLAVHDGRCEEDSGSSEVTVESEAAGARTEDQSERKEGKSYIPGSARRTTTQSSANTTRDSQLLSLLAARRRQLLTGRLTSHINTIATLAHKPHKGNTTFAQLEIKDSNSSLVKKIIFDNSSNEAIAPTLRLVSREGNKEIRQEVKPHEIRHLFIPRVLYQENKSRAGFLNNRRKELINRTLVVDTTTESSVVYVPPEKLEGLDKEVELDPEEEFQVDESNHGLYLLNYSDTDNITQSHPNLNKVASSNEIKDNSKFNTDTTTTIPYIQENEKITTIPDRQEKEEKLEVNTIANSTDIHKTRVENVDNDKDKGNQTLFMSEEIYNHFRPLEKELPDEDMAPFIYFGQKLGGPGFNDNLTNSPFLSASTKSVNFIATPTEKRKFNSRYSATEKYKNNSAGEEEINEDMDVSVVKNIIEKNKIRNTVKGPAPARHVGLVNAYRKYSSTTQSTPKPQSIAQLNVTEPIVQNVTPENLDISKEISRLNSTILKDSISIGNVTKDVSTNKTNLTSSPPRNYTRTYFNLRRRPSRLTTLSSTENVLPETTNTTTTEKVSTSVYTAVVTSVSITSSIKGHNKTDSLVKESDNNTVTESVEEKIKNDTIPKTTLLNETETTVLSSSTLRPNRHKIRIRTTTTEGPLNSNPSPTPVSDTPKLTELPLVSDRYMSDFGQETTTTKISDRLATLFGLNNTFDNSTSGVTTRPKNKLRRRRPTTTTSTTTTTATSTYVPLTTTSTEAANTRPAVFLPTTISTTQTIHTTENAIKPFIVTSRTSSESSSKPSVLTLQTSNNSNETAVTNSTKAERDESQNEDVVIEAEKTYTASYVLAGLGFLPVIAVVAFVLRNLLNKKTKEIDTEYEGYFDDGGDIKKESPITPVARPPIPTPSKPDQKWEFPRNKLRLQTLLGQGNFGQVWKAEADDLNGHDGLTRLVAVKTIKESASQKEKQELLHEIYIMQKIGTHPNVVTLLACCTEQEPYLLIMEYVMCGKLLTYLRERRSRPDRFSGSGALTSRDLTVFAYCVARGMDYIASKGIVHRDLAARNVLVDHNKLCKIADFGMSRSAGASARGGRGALPVRWMAPEALLYNVHSHHTDVWAFGILLWEIVTLGSTPYAAMSGREVLAAVAEGYRLERPPHCKPQLYRAMHACWHADPSQRPSFATLKAQLAELLDNEPAEGNYVDLDSFYQESSVYSDPSAIIHDDDGLSAEYDRERRCFRELQTGPPKFENRPFNLRDEELRNKFSIGTPRMGGFGIRDITFNERNFSDGEFNDRNFQEKNFPERNFTDKNFNDTNFTERKDGKLSTSSFHRERERENPLVSRNSFNGFPRIGTRENHFQMTPEGRNKRVSEFECDI